One bacterium genomic window carries:
- a CDS encoding ATP-binding protein translates to MIQRKIDLHTVEKLLQQFRVTAILGPRQSGKTTLAKSLKFDKYFDLENPRDLVLFDNPQLVLEKCTGTIIIDEIQHKPDLFALLRFLTDNRPDQKYLILGSASRDLIKQSSESLAGRIAYFTLSGFRIHDIPEDRQNNLWIRGGLPLSFLADSDSNSAVWRENYIRTFLERDIPGLGIRIPPHTLHRFWQMISHYHGNIINFSEIGKSFGIADTTVRHYIDILQGTFMIRQLQPWYVNIKKRLVKRPKIYIRDSGIFHSLLTIETMEALERHPKLGSSWEGFALDVVWRSIGKPDDQAYFWATHTGAEVDLYWQQEGLNWACEFKFTDAPKMTKSMRSALSDLNLHKLWVIYPGDKRYYLHKQIEVLPISQVPAYWEY, encoded by the coding sequence GTGATTCAGAGAAAAATTGACTTACATACAGTAGAAAAACTTCTGCAGCAATTCCGGGTAACAGCCATACTGGGGCCCAGACAAAGCGGCAAAACAACCCTTGCCAAATCGCTTAAATTCGACAAATATTTTGATCTGGAAAATCCACGGGATCTTGTACTTTTTGACAACCCTCAGCTTGTTCTGGAAAAATGTACCGGAACTATTATTATTGACGAAATTCAGCACAAACCGGATCTGTTTGCATTACTGCGTTTTCTTACAGATAACAGACCGGATCAAAAATATTTAATCCTCGGGAGCGCTTCAAGGGATCTGATAAAACAAAGTTCGGAATCGCTTGCAGGTCGGATTGCATATTTCACACTTTCAGGATTCCGGATACACGACATACCGGAGGACCGACAAAATAACCTGTGGATACGCGGCGGCCTGCCTCTTTCTTTCCTGGCAGACAGTGATTCAAACAGTGCAGTATGGCGCGAAAACTATATCCGTACTTTTCTTGAAAGAGATATTCCCGGTCTTGGTATAAGGATTCCTCCGCATACATTACACAGATTCTGGCAGATGATCAGCCATTATCACGGAAACATTATTAATTTCTCTGAGATCGGCAAATCCTTCGGTATAGCAGATACCACTGTGCGTCATTACATAGATATTCTTCAGGGAACATTTATGATTCGCCAGTTGCAACCCTGGTATGTAAATATAAAAAAACGACTTGTTAAAAGACCTAAAATTTATATCAGAGATTCGGGAATATTTCATTCTCTGTTAACAATTGAGACAATGGAAGCTCTTGAAAGGCATCCGAAGCTTGGCAGCTCCTGGGAAGGGTTTGCATTGGACGTTGTATGGCGAAGTATTGGTAAACCTGATGATCAGGCTTATTTCTGGGCAACACACACCGGCGCTGAGGTTGATCTGTACTGGCAGCAAGAAGGACTTAACTGGGCATGCGAGTTTAAGTTTACTGACGCTCCTAAAATGACAAAATCAATGCGTTCTGCCCTATCGGATTTAAACCTGCATAAACTCTGGGTTATTTATCCAGGAGATAAAAGATACTATCTGCATAAACAGATTGAAGTACTTCCTATAAGCCAGGTTCCGGCTTACTGGGAGTACTGA
- a CDS encoding flavodoxin family protein, with protein sequence MKAVILNGTENNNKQLDQICSIISEELKAIEWEVESIPIRDLKITNCVGCFECWVKTPGICRFNDDGREIAKKYIQSDLAVLFTPVTFGGYSSELKKALDRIICLILPFFTKKNNETHHQLRYGQYPRLLGLGVLPRADEKKERIFNTLIDRNAVNFAPSAYAGDVLYSSQNQEEIRKQIKSLLYSIEVM encoded by the coding sequence TTGAAGGCAGTAATTTTAAACGGTACCGAAAACAACAATAAGCAGCTTGATCAAATCTGCAGTATTATTTCTGAGGAGCTTAAGGCTATTGAATGGGAAGTAGAATCAATTCCTATCCGTGATTTAAAGATTACCAATTGCGTGGGCTGCTTTGAATGCTGGGTAAAAACCCCCGGTATCTGCAGGTTTAACGATGACGGGCGTGAAATAGCAAAAAAATACATTCAGAGCGATCTTGCCGTACTGTTTACACCTGTAACTTTCGGAGGATATTCTTCGGAACTTAAAAAAGCACTGGACCGAATTATATGCCTGATTCTGCCTTTTTTCACGAAAAAAAACAATGAAACTCATCATCAGCTGCGTTACGGCCAATATCCACGTTTATTAGGCCTCGGAGTACTTCCCAGGGCAGACGAAAAAAAAGAGCGAATATTTAATACTCTGATTGATAGAAATGCTGTTAATTTTGCACCTTCGGCTTATGCCGGGGATGTACTGTACAGCAGCCAGAATCAGGAAGAAATCAGAAAACAGATTAAATCGCTTCTTTATTCAATTGAGGTAATGTAA